DNA from Pontibacter deserti:
AGCTTTAAGTAAGTATAGCTGCAACCAATTTAATTTTAAGCTATACGCCAGCTATTTTTATCACGTTGCCACATTACCATTAACCAGCTTTATAAAGTATAAGCAGATACAACTCTAGAAACTATGTGGAAAGAAGAAGACAATAAATTACGCCGCAGTCTTACTTTTAAAGATTTCAGGCAGGCCATGGATTTTATGCAAAAGGTTGCCACTGTAGCCGAGGAAATGGATCATCACCCGTGGTGGAGCAATGTGTACAATAAAATAGAAATTGAGCTGACCACGCATGATGCAGGAAACACTGTAACCAAACGTGACCTGAAACTGGCCCAGCGTATTGATGAAATTTACGACCAGATGACTGCATCTGAAGAATAGTTATTGCTGTGTTTTATTTTTATGAACACATTAACTATGGCTTTGTGTTGTGGAAAAGCGCTACAGGTATAGAGCATATGCCATCTATAGCGGCATTATCTGTTAGCAATCAACACGCAATTTTATAGTATCTTTACAGCATGCAGGAACCTGAAAAAACAAACCTATACCTGGTGCCTACGCCCATTGGTAACCTGGAAGATATAACGTTGCGTGCCATTAGAATACTGAAGGAAGTGGATGTGATCTTGGCAGAAGATACCCGTACCAGCGGTAAACTCTTACAGCATCTGGGCATCGAAAAGCGTATGCACAGCCACCACCTGCACAACGAGCACAAGGCTACTGCGCATATTATAGATCGCCTGAAAGCCGGAGAAGTGATGGCCCTGATATCGGATGCAGG
Protein-coding regions in this window:
- a CDS encoding 4a-hydroxytetrahydrobiopterin dehydratase encodes the protein MWKEEDNKLRRSLTFKDFRQAMDFMQKVATVAEEMDHHPWWSNVYNKIEIELTTHDAGNTVTKRDLKLAQRIDEIYDQMTASEE